In a single window of the Lagenorhynchus albirostris chromosome 19, mLagAlb1.1, whole genome shotgun sequence genome:
- the LENG1 gene encoding leukocyte receptor cluster member 1, whose product MNILPKKSWHVRNKDNVARVRRDEAQAREEEKERERRVLLAQQEARTEFLRKKARHQNSLPAAEAAAPGAPSSSGPVDLFRELLEEGKGVSRGNKEYEEEKRREKEMQEKALGILTYLGQSAAEAQTQLPWYQLPPSRGGPASGPGPDEKIKNRLDPLGEMQKHLGKKRKHSGDNGSHSRKEKEGPEKRPKEPPSLDQLRAERLQREAAERARAQALLARIGGTAAQEDQPEEVDDRRRRYNSQFNPQLARRPRQQERPLAH is encoded by the exons ATGAATATCTTACCCAAGAAGAGCTGGCACGTCCGGAACAAGGACAATGTCGCCCGCGTGCGGCGTGACGAGGCCCAAGCccgggaggaggagaaagagcgTGAGCGGAGGGTGCTGCTCGCTCAGCAAGAG GCCCGCACAGAATTCCTACGGAAGAAAGCCAGGCATCAGAACTCACTACCTGCGGCTGAAGCAGCAGCACCAGGAGCCCCAAGCAGTTCTGGCCCTGTGGATCTGTTTCGAGAGCTGctggaagaagggaagggggtgAGCAGAGGCAATAAAGAGTACGAGGAAGAGAAGCGACGAGAGAAA GAGATGCAAGAGAAGGCTCTGGGCATCCTGACGTACCTGGGCCAGAGTGCAGCGGAAGCCCAGACTCAGCTCCCTTGGTACCAGCTCCCCCCAAGTCGGGGCGGCCCCGCGTctggtccaggaccagatgagaAGATCAAGAACCGCCTGGACCCTCTGGGGGAGATGCAGAAACAtttggggaagaagagaaagcaCAGTGGTGACAATGGCAGTCacagcagaaaggaaaaggagggacCTGAGAAACGACCCAAAGA ACCCCCGTCCCTGGACCAGCTTCGAGCTGAACGTCTCCAGCGGGAAGCGGCCGAGAGGGCTCGGGCACAGGCCCTGCTGGCCCGGATTGGAGGCACGGCAGCCCAGGAGGATCAGCCAGAAGAGGTGGACGATCGGCGGAGGCGGTACAACTCCCAGTTCAACCCCCAGCTGGCCCGGCGCCCCCGCCAGCAGGAACGCCCCCTGGCTCACTGA